The genomic stretch CAGAAGCTTTTTGCAGCATATGGAGTGATTCTTCAAGCTTCTCACCTCGTTCTACAAGCGAATAGGCTAAATAGTTTAGAACCTGCGGTTGGTTTGGAAAAAATTCAAGGGCTTTTCGCAAATCAATTTCTGCTTTCGCCCACTGTTTTAAACGTTCAAAAGCAATACCACGTTGATAAAAAAGTTTCCAATCGTCCTGCTGAAAGTTCTTTATCTGAGCAATAGCATAGTCTAGAGTTTGAATAGCTTCAAGAAACTTATGATCCTGCATATAAAAAGCAACGAGCGTTATCAAAATGTTACGATCATTGGGAAATTTTTTATTTAACAATGTCAATAGTTTTATTGCTTCTTTATAATTGTTGTTATTGGCAAGAAGAAATGCAAGATGAAGTTGTCCATCTTTATAATAAGGAGATTGAGGGGATAAAGCGCGATAAAGTTTGATGGCTTGATAAGGATCATCCAATTTAGCAGAAATATGTGCGAGCTGAAATAGCGTTGCGTCATTTTGAGGATATAAGGCGAAAGATAATTGTTTGAAAATACGTGCAATGTGTCCTGAATTTTTGTGGTTGAGAGCTGTTCCAAAATTATACAACACCTCGGCTGCTCCTTGTTGAGGTGTTTTAATCAACCTTTCTAAGAAAGTATTTTTTTCAATTTTTTCTCGAAAGTTTTTGAAAACCTCTCGAGCTGACAACATGTGTTCGCCATGCTGGATTGTCTGAAGAGCTTGTTTACGCATACTATGGCGCAATTGGAATGAAGCATAGGCTGTAATAATACGTTCATAGGTATTAGGAGCGATAAGAGTACCCTGTTTGTTATTCAGTGCTTTAATAAAATATTTTTTTGCATCCTGTGGTCGTTCTGCAAGGTCGCTCATAAGTGCTAGATGATAAGATATAAAAAGCTCATACCAGACAGGACCTTTGAGCTTCTTAAGATCAGCAATTGCTTGAGACTTTTGTCCAGATCCAAATGTAATCCAAGCACCGATGAGTTCAGGTATTGGGTTATTGGCTGTGGGAGGTTCTTTTAATTGTAGAAGAAGCTTGGCATTCTTATAGTCTTTTTTAATGAGACTTTCTATTGACAACGT from Bartonella kosoyi encodes the following:
- a CDS encoding tetratricopeptide repeat protein, which gives rise to MCSATVSRLFTFFIVGIMLMPSPTYSKISTATHTSSFTGAYLAGRVANHENKTDLAINYFKQALVYQPDNIETQKELLEAMLSVGDFKEAVQQAKKLKEQDVITPFVSLTLSIESLIKKDYKNAKLLLQLKEPPTANNPIPELIGAWITFGSGQKSQAIADLKKLKGPVWYELFISYHLALMSDLAERPQDAKKYFIKALNNKQGTLIAPNTYERIITAYASFQLRHSMRKQALQTIQHGEHMLSAREVFKNFREKIEKNTFLERLIKTPQQGAAEVLYNFGTALNHKNSGHIARIFKQLSFALYPQNDATLFQLAHISAKLDDPYQAIKLYRALSPQSPYYKDGQLHLAFLLANNNNYKEAIKLLTLLNKKFPNDRNILITLVAFYMQDHKFLEAIQTLDYAIAQIKNFQQDDWKLFYQRGIAFERLKQWAKAEIDLRKALEFFPNQPQVLNYLAYSLVERGEKLEESLHMLQKASALQAHNSHILDSLGWAYYKLKEYNKAVQILENAVRLQPEDPTLNDHLGDAYWKVGRKREAIFQWNHAIDGKPENSKQIQEKLKFGLQ